A window from bacterium encodes these proteins:
- a CDS encoding ATP-binding protein produces the protein MMKRTAQSLSIRIFLWMMLIMMMGFSIYSYRSVQTHSRQLMENVFLSVNRVSDILKRSMRYGMLINRKEDVHQIINTVANEPGVDGIRIYNKKGTIVFSSTAAEIGRTADFRAEACIICHAESQPLQALPLAERQRVFRLPDGHRTVGVINPIENEKDCYTAECHAHEQGQKVLGVLDVKMSLEAVDRQLQQSRRQLILFAGFMIIGSGLAAGMFIYLTVRRRVRALIKGTREIASGNLAYRIPSSGKDELGQLAHSFNRMSEDLAKAYQEITDWSSHLEEKAEQKSRELAQAQSHMMQMERLASLGKLSATVAHEINNPLAGVLNYAFLALRLLREDNLSPERKVALQEYLTIIKNEVGRSGDIVKNMLIFARQTGGNFAQEHLHDLIASSLMLVHHHLELKGIEAVRKLTLADDLVICDGGQIRQALVALFVNATEAMENGGILTITTSEGQDREHVTIQVSDTGVGIPEQILPNIFDPFFSTKKEGKGVGLGLAVVYGIIQRHQGRISVESSPGAGATFYITLPRQPIADSDVKISKQTIQEI, from the coding sequence ATGATGAAAAGAACCGCCCAGTCGCTGAGCATCCGCATCTTCCTCTGGATGATGTTGATCATGATGATGGGATTCTCGATTTATTCCTACCGCTCGGTGCAGACCCACAGCCGGCAGCTGATGGAGAACGTTTTTCTCAGCGTGAATCGGGTCAGTGATATCCTTAAACGGTCCATGCGGTACGGCATGCTGATCAACCGCAAGGAGGATGTGCATCAGATCATCAACACCGTGGCCAATGAGCCTGGAGTGGATGGCATTCGCATCTACAACAAGAAGGGTACGATCGTTTTTTCCTCGACCGCCGCGGAGATCGGACGCACGGCCGATTTTAGGGCGGAGGCCTGCATCATCTGCCATGCCGAATCACAGCCCTTGCAGGCCCTGCCCCTGGCGGAACGGCAGCGTGTCTTCCGGCTGCCCGACGGTCACCGGACAGTTGGCGTCATCAATCCGATCGAGAATGAAAAGGATTGCTATACCGCGGAGTGCCACGCGCATGAGCAGGGACAAAAGGTGCTGGGTGTGCTCGATGTCAAGATGTCGCTGGAAGCGGTCGACCGCCAACTGCAGCAGAGCCGCCGGCAGCTCATCCTTTTTGCCGGCTTTATGATCATTGGCAGCGGGCTGGCTGCCGGCATGTTCATCTATCTTACCGTCCGGCGTCGCGTCCGTGCGCTCATCAAGGGCACCCGGGAGATCGCTTCGGGGAATCTCGCTTACCGTATCCCCTCATCTGGAAAGGATGAACTCGGACAGCTGGCACACTCCTTCAACCGGATGAGCGAGGATCTCGCCAAAGCCTATCAGGAGATCACCGATTGGTCCAGCCATCTCGAGGAGAAGGCGGAACAAAAAAGCCGCGAGCTGGCCCAGGCGCAGTCGCATATGATGCAGATGGAACGCCTGGCCTCGTTGGGCAAACTTTCGGCGACGGTGGCGCATGAGATAAACAATCCTCTCGCCGGGGTGCTCAATTATGCCTTTCTTGCATTGCGGCTGCTGCGCGAGGATAATCTCTCCCCGGAGCGCAAAGTGGCTCTTCAGGAATATCTGACCATCATCAAGAACGAGGTTGGACGCTCCGGCGACATCGTCAAGAACATGCTGATCTTCGCCCGGCAGACCGGTGGCAACTTCGCTCAGGAACATTTACACGACCTGATTGCCTCCAGCCTGATGCTGGTCCATCACCATCTCGAGCTCAAGGGGATCGAGGCGGTGCGAAAGCTGACCCTGGCGGATGACCTGGTGATCTGCGATGGCGGCCAGATCCGCCAGGCGCTGGTCGCCCTCTTTGTCAATGCGACGGAAGCGATGGAGAACGGCGGTATCCTGACCATCACCACCAGTGAAGGACAGGATCGGGAGCATGTGACGATCCAGGTCTCCGATACCGGTGTCGGCATTCCGGAGCAAATCCTTCCCAATATCTTCGATCCCTTTTTCTCCACGAAGAAAGAGGGCAAAGGCGTGGGGCTGGGCTTGGCCGTTGTCTACGGGATCATCCAGCGCCACCAGGGCCGTATTTCGGTGGAATCCAGCCCTGGTGCTGGCGCAACCTTCTACATCACGCTGCCGCGGCAACCAATCGCGGACAGCGATGTCAAGATCAGCAAGCAGACAATCCAAGAGATCTGA